A stretch of DNA from Mucilaginibacter daejeonensis:
CAAAAGTGAAGAACTGGTAGGCCAAGCCATTAAAGGCATACCACGCGACAAAGTGCAGATCCTGGACAAGTTCGGTATGCGCTGGGACCTGGCCAAAGGTACTTTTGGCTTTAAGTCGAAAGATAATAGCGGAAAGGATATCGATATTTACAAATATGCCGGCATGGACAGTGTGATCAAGGAGTGCGAGGATAGCCTGAAACGTTTGGGCACCGACCACATTGACCTGTATCAATTACACTGGCCCGATGCTTCGACGCCTATAGATGAGACCATGGAAGCTTTGGTACGCTTGAAAGAACAGGGCAAGATCCTACAAGCTGGTGTGAGCAATTATAATGTGGCTCAAATGAAGGAAGCTGCCAAGACCATCGATCTGGTGTCTGACCAGGTGCCGTACAGTATGGTGAACCGAGGCATCGAGAGCGAACTGTTACCGTACTGCATCGAGCATCAAAAAAGTATATTGGCTTATAGTCCTATGGAGCGAGGCTTATTAACAGGTAAAATGAAGCCAGGTCAAAGTTTTGGGGAGGGCGACCACCGCGCGGGCGTTAAGTTCTTTAAAGATGAGAACATCGAACGCACCAATAACTTTTTAGCCAAGATCAAACCGCTGGCCGAGGAAAAGAACGCTACCATAGGACAATTGGTGATCCGCTGGACCATTGACCGCCCAGGCATAACCGTGGCCCTGGTAGGAGCACGTAATGCCGAGCAAGCTACACAGAACGCCAAGGCGATCAACGTAAAACTGAGCGCCGAAGAACACGATATGATCACTGCAGAACTAGATAAGCTGCAGTTGGTAGACTAATAGATCGTTAATTAAAAGAGCCTGTGTAAGCCTGGTCAACAGAATTGTTGATGGTCTTATACAGGCTCTTTATTTTATGATCTTGGGCAGATGCTAATGCCTCCTTCTCTTCTTTTTTGAGGTCTCCTTTTTTGAGGAGCGTTTTGATCTCTCTTTCCTGGAAGAGCTATGGGAGGTAGAGTGCCTACGCGATGAAGAGCTTCTTTCATTACGCGACGAACTACTTGATCTGGTGCTTGAGTTGTTAGA
This window harbors:
- a CDS encoding aldo/keto reductase — protein: MEYRKLGTSELQVSAITFGAWAAGGWMWGGNDDREAIAAMRAAYDLGITSIDTAPIYGQGKSEELVGQAIKGIPRDKVQILDKFGMRWDLAKGTFGFKSKDNSGKDIDIYKYAGMDSVIKECEDSLKRLGTDHIDLYQLHWPDASTPIDETMEALVRLKEQGKILQAGVSNYNVAQMKEAAKTIDLVSDQVPYSMVNRGIESELLPYCIEHQKSILAYSPMERGLLTGKMKPGQSFGEGDHRAGVKFFKDENIERTNNFLAKIKPLAEEKNATIGQLVIRWTIDRPGITVALVGARNAEQATQNAKAINVKLSAEEHDMITAELDKLQLVD